CACCGACTTTTTGAATATTCGGCCCTTGTGCGCCCTGTAGTTGATTACCGTGACAAGAAATGCAGAAATTTTGATAAATCTTGGGACCATCAGCTTTTACTGCTGCCACCTGTGTGTCATTCGGTTTACTAGGCTTGCTCCCGCAAGCGGATAAACTGAGAACCAAAACTAGCAAACCAAGCATCCATCTCATCGTCATATGCGCGAACCCCTCAATCATGTATTTCTCTCATCATACCAGAGCGCAGATTGAAAAATAAAGGAATTCACAGCTTATACATCTTATTCATCGGTATCGTGAACTTACGCATGGGAGCGCTATATGCCCGTTTTCTTCACTGATTCTTGTCCTTATTATGTTGTTTTATGAAACGATTTATCGGATCAGGCATTTGGAAAAAATTGACTGCCCCAAAAGGCCAATGGGCTTGAGCGAAGACCCTTACGAACTCAATAACCCTTATTTGACCAAAATCGTTAAATTAAAAAAGATAACGAATTCAAGTAGCGTTATTTCAGGTAAATGATCACCATTCCGACTATATATTGCTTCATAAGGCCAATTCAATTCGTTAGATAGTCAAAGAAGCCGTTTTCGCGTCAATAAGCATCATACAGTTCGTTGGCAAAGACCAATTGATTTTGAGAGGGGCAACTCAACGTTCCCTCGCTCTAAGCGTGCTGCCGCATCGCTAGCCAAATAGCTACTCTACCTATCAG
Above is a genomic segment from Paenibacillus sp. HWE-109 containing:
- a CDS encoding c-type cytochrome, whose translation is MTMRWMLGLLVLVLSLSACGSKPSKPNDTQVAAVKADGPKIYQNFCISCHGNQLQGAQGPNIQKVGERLTEEEIIKRIQKGGGGMPPFQVALKEDELKALAAWLADLK